In the genome of Marispirochaeta sp., one region contains:
- a CDS encoding response regulator → MKILILEDDPMVSMITTRFLRQIDDGCDLECAGTIVDAHKLCEDYDFDLMLVDVYFPQGTGVEFLQEERSRGNAAVTVMITADKTPRTVEQTLALGAVDYLIKPFEFSRFQEAILRARERISYIQRSGTSDLDQKQLDKLILAEGKKQAEPLPEKGMGAQTYSLVQHIIEKHEGDFSAKEIAEESGLARVTVRRYLENMLTEGLLEMSPVYGNVGRPMHRYRRSRTR, encoded by the coding sequence ATGAAGATCCTTATCCTGGAAGATGATCCCATGGTCAGTATGATTACCACTCGCTTCCTGCGGCAGATCGACGACGGCTGTGACCTGGAATGCGCTGGGACCATTGTTGATGCCCATAAACTTTGTGAAGACTATGACTTTGACCTGATGCTCGTGGATGTCTATTTCCCCCAGGGAACCGGGGTGGAATTTCTCCAGGAGGAACGTTCCAGGGGAAACGCCGCCGTCACAGTCATGATAACCGCAGACAAAACCCCACGGACGGTTGAACAGACCCTTGCCCTGGGGGCGGTGGACTACCTGATTAAACCCTTCGAGTTTTCCCGTTTCCAGGAAGCCATTCTGCGGGCCCGGGAGCGGATATCCTATATCCAGCGCAGCGGGACATCAGATCTGGACCAGAAACAGCTGGACAAGCTTATTCTTGCTGAGGGGAAAAAGCAGGCAGAACCCTTACCTGAGAAAGGTATGGGGGCCCAGACCTACAGCCTGGTTCAGCACATTATCGAGAAGCATGAGGGCGACTTTAGCGCAAAAGAGATTGCAGAAGAGTCCGGCCTTGCACGGGTAACGGTGCGTCGCTATCTGGAGAATATGCTCACGGAAGGACTTCTGGAGATGTCGCCGGTCTATGGTAATGTTGGCAGACCGATGCACAGATACCGCAGGAGCCGGACCAGATGA
- a CDS encoding flavocytochrome c, translated as MIRKQLLYPFVAGILLLGIFYLLGRPEHYDVLVIGAGAAGLSAALEAEAEGASVLVIEKMPTIGGNTMRATGGMNAAESAVQEKLGIEDSTRAHLKDTLNAGHRKSNPVLAGILVDQAKEAVHRLRALGADLEDVGYLAGHSAPRTHRPTGGAPVGTEIIRVLKDSLKARDIPIRLETRIIGLIRKGETVRGALVRDKTGREYRIFSTALVLAIGGYGGSPRTFVRYDPALAGFNTTNHPGATGDYIPLAEKIGARLLDMEQIQAHPTVEPDHGILITEALRGNGGILVDLIGRRFTDELAFRDVLSAKILERRGGLAFLIFDENVRRSLSASEDYIHRRLVVSANTPRELAQKLGIDPPLFSAELETYNTVHRSGKADPFGRSGLSIPLETPPYYGIKVSPGVHYCMGGLAIDEKTRVLRDSDGKPIPGLYAAGEATGGIHGKNRLGGNSLADAVIFGRIAGKEAAKR; from the coding sequence ATGATAAGAAAACAGCTTCTTTATCCTTTTGTAGCGGGAATTCTCCTATTAGGGATTTTTTACCTTCTCGGCCGTCCTGAACACTATGATGTTCTTGTCATCGGAGCAGGGGCCGCCGGACTCTCCGCCGCCCTGGAAGCCGAAGCTGAAGGGGCCTCGGTTCTGGTTATAGAAAAGATGCCCACCATCGGAGGGAATACCATGAGGGCTACCGGCGGCATGAACGCGGCAGAGTCGGCGGTACAGGAAAAACTCGGAATAGAGGACAGCACCAGGGCCCACCTTAAAGACACCCTAAATGCAGGACACAGAAAAAGCAACCCGGTTCTTGCCGGAATACTCGTGGACCAGGCGAAGGAGGCCGTCCATCGGCTGCGAGCTTTGGGAGCCGACCTGGAAGATGTGGGGTATCTCGCCGGACACAGCGCGCCGAGGACCCATCGTCCAACAGGAGGAGCCCCGGTGGGTACAGAGATCATCAGGGTCCTGAAAGACTCACTGAAAGCCAGGGACATCCCGATCCGCCTTGAGACAAGGATTATCGGTCTTATTCGAAAGGGAGAGACTGTACGGGGGGCCCTGGTGCGGGACAAGACCGGCAGAGAGTACCGGATATTCAGTACCGCCCTTGTGCTGGCCATCGGCGGCTACGGCGGCAGCCCCCGCACCTTTGTACGCTACGACCCCGCCCTTGCGGGATTCAATACCACGAACCATCCCGGCGCCACAGGGGATTACATACCCCTGGCAGAGAAGATCGGCGCGCGGCTGCTGGACATGGAGCAGATTCAGGCGCATCCGACGGTAGAACCGGACCACGGAATTCTTATTACAGAGGCCCTGCGGGGAAACGGGGGTATCCTCGTTGACCTTATTGGACGCCGCTTTACCGACGAACTGGCTTTTCGGGATGTCCTCAGCGCGAAAATCCTTGAACGCCGCGGGGGTCTGGCTTTTCTGATCTTTGATGAGAATGTCAGGAGGTCCCTTTCGGCTTCAGAAGACTATATCCACCGCAGACTGGTCGTCAGCGCGAATACTCCCCGGGAACTTGCTCAGAAACTGGGAATTGATCCTCCCCTCTTTTCCGCTGAACTGGAAACGTACAATACTGTTCACCGCTCAGGAAAAGCGGACCCCTTCGGCAGAAGCGGACTCAGCATTCCCCTGGAAACACCACCCTATTACGGAATCAAGGTCTCCCCGGGGGTCCACTACTGCATGGGCGGGCTCGCAATTGATGAGAAGACCAGGGTGCTTCGGGACTCCGACGGTAAACCGATTCCCGGCCTCTATGCCGCCGGAGAGGCGACAGGCGGAATCCACGGAAAAAACCGCCTGGGAGGAAACTCCCTGGCGGACGCGGTAATTTTCGGTCGAATAGCGGGTAAAGAGGCGGCAAAGCGTTAA
- a CDS encoding sugar ABC transporter ATP-binding protein gives MNYPLLVLKNISKNFDNEFLLNSIDLELYSGEVHVIIGENGSGKSALMKIVSGLYSRDSGSIQLKGEEIEFESFHAARKGGIFYQHQDNQLFANLSVAENVFFDRYAQEGRLCRYFSRGRTELECAELLQRLDIGISPGLRVQHLGYAERQLLSAVKAYVSGAEVVIFDEPTAAMGEIERDLFFNILEELKRKVEGIFYISHRMDEIKRVGDRVTVIHKGRIVSTNRVHEIDKTTLVGMMIEDPHRERYPRLHLRPGKTILEVRELSSEPILHSISFSLHKQEILGITGLMGSGRTLLSNCLFGLAPFTGGEIILQGRPVSFNHPLDAIRSGVILVPENRSENGIFPPLNLITNLTISTLPRFLKSLALNELYMRQLTGEYIRRLGIIPGKFSDILRFYSGGNQQKVLLSRSFMCRAGIYIMDEPTRGVDAAAKVDIYNSINDLVGKGASVILISSEIEEILGMCDRVLVLAGGRIACDLPRDEASKETILDYATSEE, from the coding sequence GTGAATTATCCGCTGCTGGTACTGAAGAATATCAGTAAGAATTTCGATAATGAGTTTCTTCTGAACTCGATAGATCTGGAACTGTATTCAGGAGAGGTTCACGTCATAATCGGTGAGAACGGCTCCGGTAAATCCGCGCTTATGAAGATCGTGAGCGGACTCTATTCCCGGGATTCCGGCTCTATTCAGCTGAAGGGTGAGGAGATCGAGTTTGAGTCTTTTCATGCGGCCCGCAAGGGAGGAATCTTCTATCAACATCAGGACAACCAGCTTTTTGCAAACCTGAGTGTGGCAGAAAACGTCTTTTTTGACCGTTACGCCCAGGAAGGACGCTTATGCCGCTACTTCAGCAGAGGTCGTACCGAACTGGAGTGCGCGGAGCTTTTGCAGCGTTTAGACATCGGTATCAGCCCGGGGTTACGGGTGCAGCATCTTGGTTACGCGGAGCGTCAGCTGCTGTCGGCGGTAAAAGCCTATGTATCGGGAGCGGAGGTGGTAATCTTTGATGAACCTACCGCTGCCATGGGCGAGATCGAACGTGACCTGTTCTTTAACATCCTGGAAGAGCTAAAACGCAAAGTAGAGGGCATTTTCTACATCTCCCACAGAATGGACGAGATTAAGCGGGTGGGGGACAGGGTAACTGTAATCCACAAGGGGAGGATTGTCTCCACTAACCGGGTACACGAGATCGATAAAACCACCCTTGTGGGCATGATGATCGAGGACCCGCACCGTGAGCGGTACCCGCGGCTTCATTTACGGCCGGGAAAGACTATCCTGGAAGTCCGGGAGCTGTCCAGTGAACCAATTCTGCATTCCATCTCTTTTTCTCTCCACAAACAGGAGATTCTGGGAATAACAGGCCTGATGGGGTCCGGAAGGACTCTTCTGAGCAATTGCCTTTTTGGGCTGGCCCCTTTTACCGGCGGGGAGATTATTCTGCAGGGACGGCCGGTCAGCTTTAATCACCCCCTGGATGCTATTCGCAGCGGCGTTATCCTGGTGCCGGAGAACAGGTCTGAAAACGGGATATTCCCGCCACTGAACCTGATAACCAATCTGACAATTTCAACCCTTCCGCGGTTTCTCAAAAGCCTCGCCCTGAATGAGCTGTACATGCGTCAGCTGACGGGAGAATACATCCGGCGCCTGGGGATTATCCCCGGCAAATTCTCAGATATTCTGCGTTTTTACTCCGGAGGCAACCAGCAGAAGGTGCTGCTCTCCCGGTCCTTTATGTGCAGGGCAGGAATCTATATAATGGATGAGCCTACTCGCGGGGTGGACGCGGCGGCGAAGGTGGATATATATAACTCAATCAACGATCTGGTGGGCAAAGGAGCCTCGGTTATTTTAATTTCCTCGGAAATTGAGGAAATCCTGGGTATGTGCGACCGGGTTCTTGTTCTTGCCGGCGGCAGGATCGCCTGCGATTTGCCGCGAGATGAGGCCAGCAAGGAGACTATCCTGGACTACGCCACCTCTGAAGAGTAG
- a CDS encoding DeoR/GlpR family DNA-binding transcription regulator: MIVKYGPITYSYVRIVMFAVERTRIIKNFLMENRQVEVHALSSMLDVSEVTIRRDLEKLERDGVLTRTHGGAVLKEKDDEALSEAVHDVSLDSREIAAVVVNMIEDGDVIMLTDGDICECIARRIAEKSSITVLTNYIPVATEIARQHANRVVLLGGDVADDGRSLYGSLSLANLRRFHVNRLFAEVDGIEETLEVSVSSHEKAELIEAAMESADEKVFLCRGDNFDHSAFYRLGNLKLADKVVTNPSISDEYKQQIFLRNIQLHTSINVFEGRV; the protein is encoded by the coding sequence TTGATTGTCAAGTACGGTCCAATCACGTATAGTTATGTCCGAATCGTCATGTTTGCTGTTGAACGCACCCGAATAATAAAGAACTTTCTTATGGAAAACCGTCAGGTGGAGGTCCATGCTCTGAGCTCCATGCTCGATGTTTCGGAAGTTACCATTCGGCGGGACCTGGAGAAGCTGGAACGGGACGGGGTGCTGACCCGTACCCACGGCGGTGCCGTCCTGAAGGAAAAAGACGACGAAGCATTAAGCGAGGCTGTTCATGATGTCTCCCTGGATTCCCGGGAGATCGCCGCAGTAGTGGTTAACATGATTGAAGACGGCGATGTCATTATGCTGACCGATGGCGATATCTGCGAATGTATAGCTCGTCGCATTGCCGAGAAGAGCAGCATCACAGTCCTTACCAATTATATCCCCGTGGCGACAGAGATTGCCCGGCAGCACGCCAATCGGGTGGTTCTGCTCGGCGGGGACGTGGCCGATGACGGCAGGTCGCTGTACGGGTCCCTGTCTCTGGCCAACTTACGCCGATTCCATGTAAACCGGCTTTTCGCCGAAGTCGACGGGATAGAGGAAACCCTTGAGGTATCTGTATCCAGCCATGAGAAAGCGGAACTCATAGAGGCTGCCATGGAGTCGGCTGACGAGAAGGTCTTTCTCTGCCGGGGGGATAATTTTGACCACAGCGCCTTCTACCGGCTGGGGAATCTGAAACTCGCCGACAAGGTGGTAACAAATCCATCAATATCCGATGAATACAAGCAGCAGATTTTTCTGCGTAACATCCAACTGCATACTTCTATCAATGTTTTTGAGGGTAGGGTATAG
- the chvE gene encoding multiple monosaccharide ABC transporter substrate-binding protein, protein MKRIVQVLAILVLVTLPAGMLMAGGQEEGDQQVVGIAMPTQSSQRWIQDGGNMKKILEERGYKVDLQYAEDNIDAQVNQLENMIVKGADVLVIASIDGESLTNVLDKAADQDIPVIAYDRLIRNSPHVSYYATFDNFLVGVLQGDYIVKSLGLKDGKGPYNIEIFAGSPDDNNAYFFFDGAMSRLQPYINKGQLVIRSGQTDFDQVATLRWDGATAQQRMDNILTAHYSGADVDAVLSPYDGISIGILSSLKSVGYGSSKPMPIVTGQDAELPSVKSILAGEQAQTVFKDTRVLAQRAADMVDAVLQGKKAEVNDTKTYDNGVKVVPSYLEEPVSVDKSNWEEALITTGYYTKDMF, encoded by the coding sequence ATGAAACGAATTGTACAGGTATTGGCAATTCTCGTCCTCGTCACCCTTCCAGCCGGCATGCTCATGGCCGGAGGTCAGGAAGAAGGCGATCAGCAGGTTGTCGGTATCGCCATGCCCACCCAGTCATCCCAGCGCTGGATTCAGGACGGCGGTAACATGAAAAAGATCCTCGAAGAACGGGGATACAAGGTCGACCTGCAGTATGCCGAAGACAACATCGACGCCCAGGTTAACCAGCTTGAGAACATGATCGTCAAAGGTGCGGATGTTCTGGTTATTGCCTCCATCGACGGTGAATCCCTGACCAACGTACTGGATAAAGCCGCGGATCAGGACATTCCCGTTATCGCCTACGACCGTCTTATCCGCAACTCCCCCCATGTCAGCTACTATGCGACTTTCGACAACTTTCTGGTCGGCGTTCTCCAAGGTGATTATATCGTCAAAAGTCTGGGCCTTAAAGACGGAAAAGGCCCCTACAACATCGAGATCTTTGCCGGGTCCCCGGACGACAACAATGCCTACTTCTTCTTCGACGGCGCCATGTCCAGGCTTCAGCCCTATATTAACAAGGGGCAGCTGGTAATCCGCAGCGGACAGACAGATTTCGACCAGGTAGCTACCCTGCGCTGGGACGGTGCTACCGCTCAGCAGCGAATGGATAACATTCTAACCGCCCACTACTCAGGCGCCGATGTAGACGCAGTCCTCTCTCCATACGACGGAATATCCATCGGAATCCTCTCTTCCCTGAAGAGTGTTGGTTACGGCAGCTCAAAACCGATGCCTATTGTAACCGGTCAGGATGCGGAACTTCCTTCTGTTAAATCCATTCTGGCAGGAGAGCAAGCCCAGACTGTCTTCAAAGACACCCGAGTCCTGGCACAGCGGGCAGCAGACATGGTGGATGCCGTACTTCAGGGTAAAAAAGCGGAAGTTAACGATACCAAGACCTACGACAATGGTGTAAAGGTTGTTCCCTCCTACCTGGAGGAGCCGGTATCTGTAGACAAGAGCAACTGGGAAGAAGCACTGATTACCACTGGATACTACACCAAGGACATGTTCTAA
- the mmsA gene encoding multiple monosaccharide ABC transporter ATP-binding protein — protein sequence MADIHLEMRRITKTFPGITALDQVTMQVTNQEIHALVGENGAGKSTLMKILSGVYPYGSYAGEIFLNGEECRFRDIRESERLGIVIIHQELALIPYLSIAENIFLGNEQARYSIIDWHKTLSEARELLKTVGLDENPATLVGNIGVGKQQLVEIAKAIAKNVKLLILDEPTAALNDKESNQLLDLLIHLKNEGITSILISHKLKEVEKVADAITVIRDGKVIDNLIKGRDDIDEDRIIRSMVGRELTNRFPERKADIGETVLEVKDWSFYHPQHENRRVISNANFHVRKGEVVGFAGLMGAGRTELVMSLFGKSYGRRHSGRILLKGKEIVMNSVSDAIDNRIAYVTEDRKEYGLILIDDIRRNLSLPSLKNLSSNGVVNSSEEVVSAEKYRRKITIKCSGIDQNVDNLSGGNQQKVVLGKWIMVEPEVLMLDEPTRGIDVGAKYEIYQIINQLAAEGKSIIMISSEMPELLGMCDRIYVVAGGEIAGELQQQEASQESIMKIIMSHQKQSKEMSHGQPQTVL from the coding sequence ATGGCAGATATTCATCTGGAAATGCGCCGGATTACCAAGACATTCCCCGGCATAACCGCCCTGGACCAGGTAACGATGCAGGTAACAAATCAGGAAATACACGCCCTGGTTGGAGAAAACGGAGCGGGAAAATCGACATTAATGAAGATCCTGAGCGGCGTGTATCCCTACGGCAGCTATGCGGGCGAGATATTCCTTAACGGTGAAGAGTGCCGGTTCAGGGACATTCGGGAAAGCGAACGTCTGGGAATCGTTATTATTCATCAGGAACTGGCTCTTATTCCCTATCTTTCAATCGCAGAAAATATATTTCTAGGTAACGAGCAGGCAAGATATTCCATAATTGACTGGCACAAAACATTATCCGAAGCCCGGGAATTGCTGAAAACCGTCGGTCTGGATGAGAATCCTGCAACCCTTGTAGGGAACATCGGAGTCGGCAAACAGCAGCTGGTAGAGATTGCCAAGGCTATTGCCAAGAATGTAAAACTGCTGATCCTCGACGAACCCACTGCCGCACTGAATGACAAGGAAAGCAATCAGCTTCTCGATCTTCTGATCCATCTTAAAAACGAGGGAATTACGTCCATCCTGATATCCCATAAGCTGAAGGAGGTCGAAAAAGTCGCCGATGCCATTACGGTAATCCGTGACGGCAAGGTAATTGATAACCTTATAAAAGGCAGAGATGATATTGACGAAGACCGCATTATCAGGAGCATGGTAGGCAGGGAACTGACAAACCGTTTTCCCGAGCGGAAGGCAGACATCGGAGAAACAGTACTCGAGGTAAAGGACTGGAGTTTTTACCATCCCCAGCATGAAAACCGGCGGGTTATCAGCAACGCGAATTTCCATGTACGAAAAGGCGAAGTCGTCGGATTCGCAGGTCTTATGGGAGCCGGGCGAACGGAACTGGTAATGAGTCTCTTCGGAAAGTCTTACGGCAGGAGACACAGCGGTCGCATTCTTTTAAAAGGAAAAGAGATTGTCATGAACAGCGTCAGCGATGCCATTGACAACAGAATTGCCTACGTTACTGAGGACAGGAAGGAGTACGGGCTCATTCTTATTGACGACATCCGGCGGAACCTTTCACTTCCCTCGTTGAAAAATCTGAGCAGTAACGGTGTAGTCAATTCTTCTGAAGAGGTTGTATCGGCAGAGAAATACCGCAGGAAAATCACCATAAAGTGTTCCGGAATCGACCAGAACGTTGACAACCTCTCCGGCGGCAACCAGCAGAAGGTTGTGCTGGGCAAGTGGATAATGGTAGAACCGGAGGTACTTATGCTGGATGAACCGACCCGGGGGATTGATGTCGGCGCCAAATACGAGATATATCAGATAATCAACCAGTTGGCCGCTGAAGGGAAATCAATTATCATGATATCCTCCGAAATGCCTGAGCTCCTCGGCATGTGCGACCGGATTTACGTTGTTGCCGGCGGAGAAATTGCCGGAGAACTGCAGCAGCAGGAAGCCAGCCAGGAAAGTATAATGAAGATAATTATGAGTCATCAAAAACAGAGCAAGGAAATGAGCCATGGACAGCCTCAAACAGTACTTTAA
- the mmsB gene encoding multiple monosaccharide ABC transporter permease: protein MDSLKQYFKSNIRQYGMVLALVVIMFFFQIVTGGILLKPANVTNLILQNSYVLILAVGMLLCILTGNIDLSVGSVVAFVGAVSAVMMVDWNMPVIPAILFALLIGIAVGAFHGVFIAYLRIPPFIVTLAGMLIFRGLTMVILKGQTKAPFEKSFQAIAAGYISGGDFSIGGFNMIAVLTGIILSAVFILGITINRRNQKKYGFDVLPTGFETIRILIVVAAINWMTLSLALYNGIPIVMVVLFGLVLLYTFITQKTIFGRHIYALGGNEKAAKLSGVKTKRVMFLVYTNMGLLSAVAGMVVAGRLNAATPKAGNMFELDAIAACFIGGASASGGVGTVVGAIVGGLVMGVLNNGMSIMGVSVDWQQAIKGMVLLGAVCFDVYTKSKSQAD, encoded by the coding sequence ATGGACAGCCTCAAACAGTACTTTAAATCAAATATCCGCCAGTACGGAATGGTGCTGGCCCTCGTTGTTATCATGTTCTTTTTTCAGATTGTCACAGGCGGTATTCTGCTGAAGCCGGCAAACGTTACCAACCTGATCCTGCAAAACAGTTATGTTCTGATTCTCGCCGTGGGTATGCTCCTCTGCATTCTTACCGGGAATATAGATCTTTCCGTAGGATCGGTAGTAGCCTTCGTCGGCGCTGTATCCGCTGTCATGATGGTGGACTGGAACATGCCGGTCATTCCGGCCATTTTGTTCGCCCTTTTGATAGGAATCGCCGTCGGTGCATTCCACGGGGTATTTATCGCCTATCTGCGGATTCCTCCCTTTATTGTAACCCTGGCGGGCATGCTTATTTTCCGGGGACTGACTATGGTCATTTTGAAAGGTCAGACAAAGGCCCCTTTCGAGAAATCATTTCAGGCAATCGCGGCAGGCTACATTTCCGGAGGAGACTTCAGTATAGGCGGTTTCAATATGATTGCCGTTCTGACGGGAATTATCCTGTCGGCCGTTTTTATCCTGGGGATCACAATTAATCGACGCAACCAGAAGAAATACGGCTTCGATGTCCTGCCAACCGGCTTCGAGACAATTCGCATATTGATCGTGGTGGCCGCCATTAACTGGATGACCCTGAGCCTGGCCCTCTACAACGGAATACCAATCGTCATGGTTGTGCTCTTCGGCCTCGTGCTCCTGTATACCTTCATTACCCAGAAAACTATTTTTGGGCGTCACATCTACGCCCTGGGAGGCAATGAAAAAGCCGCCAAACTGTCGGGTGTAAAAACAAAGCGGGTCATGTTCCTGGTGTATACAAACATGGGGCTGCTTTCCGCCGTAGCAGGTATGGTAGTAGCCGGACGCTTGAACGCCGCGACACCGAAAGCGGGAAATATGTTTGAGCTCGACGCCATCGCCGCCTGTTTCATCGGCGGCGCCTCAGCCTCCGGCGGTGTTGGTACGGTAGTCGGAGCAATAGTCGGCGGGCTTGTAATGGGCGTTCTTAACAACGGTATGTCGATAATGGGCGTGAGCGTTGACTGGCAGCAGGCTATTAAGGGAATGGTCCTTTTGGGTGCCGTCTGTTTTGATGTATATACGAAATCAAAGTCTCAGGCGGACTGA
- a CDS encoding DUF2784 domain-containing protein: MSDYIGNNLYALLADALVFLHLCYLVFTVGGEAAILAGWIRGWVWIRNRVFRFLHLASVLLVALEALLGIWCPFTVWEYRMRRAAGQMVEEDISFVGRLIRMILFYEFPPLFFTLLYIGFGGLVLLTLIYVPPAKKDHDK; this comes from the coding sequence ATGTCTGATTATATCGGTAATAACCTTTATGCCCTGTTGGCGGACGCTCTTGTTTTTCTCCATTTGTGTTACCTGGTATTTACAGTCGGGGGAGAGGCAGCCATACTCGCCGGATGGATCAGAGGCTGGGTATGGATACGGAATCGTGTATTCAGGTTCCTGCATCTTGCGTCAGTCCTGCTGGTTGCCCTGGAAGCCCTGCTGGGAATCTGGTGTCCTTTTACAGTATGGGAATACCGGATGCGCCGCGCCGCCGGCCAGATGGTCGAGGAGGATATCTCTTTTGTCGGAAGACTGATCAGAATGATACTGTTTTACGAGTTTCCACCCCTGTTCTTCACGCTTCTTTATATCGGATTTGGCGGGCTGGTGCTGCTGACGCTGATTTATGTTCCACCAGCAAAAAAGGACCACGACAAATAA
- a CDS encoding cupredoxin domain-containing protein has translation MKKILLIALFGAALLPLAAQDVVDLTGEGPGVKEISVTNKGFDYIPGEIRVKKGDTIRLTFTNGGGFHDWVIDEFDAATRQIPGGRSETIEFVADRSGSFEFYCSVGNHRAMGMWGKFIVVD, from the coding sequence ATGAAAAAGATTTTATTAATCGCGCTGTTCGGCGCAGCACTCTTACCCCTTGCGGCCCAGGATGTGGTTGATCTTACCGGCGAGGGCCCCGGTGTAAAGGAGATCAGCGTCACAAATAAGGGATTTGACTATATCCCCGGGGAAATCCGTGTAAAGAAAGGGGATACTATTCGTCTGACCTTTACGAACGGAGGAGGCTTCCATGACTGGGTGATCGATGAATTCGATGCGGCCACCAGGCAGATCCCCGGCGGCAGAAGTGAAACGATTGAATTTGTTGCCGACCGGAGCGGCAGTTTCGAATTCTACTGCAGTGTTGGAAACCACCGCGCCATGGGGATGTGGGGAAAGTTTATTGTAGTTGATTAG
- a CDS encoding sensor histidine kinase → MSSKRFFRAPVLIAGIYFLFGFLWILLSDSLLGILFPDIALYMKFQTLKGWIYVVITTFLIYALVRSYAGYKERLVVSLAEREREAKERLAEKELLIREVHHRVKNNMQLIQSMIRLNLKKTNADAPELIEELNRRIFSMALIHEQMYKTESLGCFTLEEYLNELINNIRGGSSSDGIKLNADIEPIPLEQDAAIPCGIIINEVLTNAFKYAFPDNKPGTIWVRFSIKENKKHLEIQDDGVGFNPKKNRISFGLQLVEILAQQLNGEVRIESGPAGTCFSLVFP, encoded by the coding sequence GTGTCCAGCAAACGGTTTTTCAGAGCACCGGTACTGATAGCGGGAATCTATTTCTTGTTTGGTTTTTTGTGGATTCTACTCTCCGATTCCCTTCTTGGCATACTGTTTCCGGATATTGCTCTCTACATGAAGTTCCAGACCCTGAAAGGCTGGATCTACGTAGTAATTACCACCTTTCTTATTTATGCTCTCGTTCGTTCTTATGCCGGCTACAAGGAGCGGCTCGTCGTCAGCCTGGCTGAGCGTGAACGTGAGGCTAAAGAGAGGCTCGCGGAGAAGGAGCTGCTTATCCGCGAGGTCCATCACCGGGTCAAGAACAACATGCAACTGATACAGAGCATGATCCGGCTGAATCTGAAGAAAACAAATGCCGACGCGCCTGAGTTAATTGAGGAGCTGAACCGCCGTATCTTTTCCATGGCCCTTATCCATGAACAGATGTATAAAACTGAATCCCTTGGATGTTTTACACTTGAAGAGTATCTGAATGAATTAATTAACAATATTCGCGGAGGGAGCTCTTCCGACGGGATTAAACTGAACGCCGACATTGAGCCAATCCCGCTGGAACAGGACGCGGCTATCCCATGCGGTATAATTATAAACGAAGTACTGACAAATGCTTTTAAATATGCATTTCCGGATAATAAACCCGGCACTATATGGGTCCGGTTTTCCATAAAAGAGAATAAAAAACATCTCGAAATCCAGGATGACGGGGTAGGCTTTAACCCAAAAAAAAACAGAATATCCTTTGGGCTTCAGCTGGTGGAAATCCTCGCACAGCAGCTGAATGGTGAGGTTAGGATCGAATCAGGACCGGCGGGAACCTGTTTCAGCCTCGTTTTCCCCTAG
- a CDS encoding shikimate kinase, with product MMKFAGIPRSLLPAPGGSRTPRPFAIAIDGIGTSGKSTLGAVLSEELDAELIHVDDYFLPFQKRTPERMTHQSMGNVEWERLEREILRKLGDPQAVSCRFDCTAGDCTEPKVRDLSGVVIIEGVSILRRELRKFFDLKLFIEISPEERLRRIALRDPEWKQKRWHSEWIPLEDAYFYSELPKNAADYVLSGMRFFNEVRKCPANGFSEHRY from the coding sequence ATGATGAAATTTGCCGGAATACCCCGATCTCTTCTTCCAGCTCCAGGCGGCTCCCGGACACCGCGTCCCTTTGCCATAGCCATCGATGGAATCGGAACCTCCGGAAAAAGCACTCTTGGTGCCGTGTTATCTGAGGAGCTGGACGCGGAACTGATTCATGTGGACGATTACTTTCTGCCATTTCAGAAGAGAACTCCCGAACGAATGACACATCAGTCTATGGGAAACGTGGAATGGGAGCGGCTGGAGAGGGAGATTCTCCGGAAGCTTGGAGATCCCCAGGCTGTGTCCTGTCGTTTCGACTGCACAGCGGGGGATTGTACCGAACCGAAGGTACGCGACTTATCCGGGGTTGTGATTATCGAAGGAGTCTCAATACTCCGCAGAGAGCTGCGGAAGTTTTTCGATCTGAAGCTCTTCATCGAAATAAGCCCTGAAGAACGTTTACGGCGCATCGCCTTGAGAGATCCGGAATGGAAGCAAAAGAGGTGGCACTCCGAATGGATCCCCCTGGAAGATGCCTATTTCTACTCGGAATTACCGAAAAACGCCGCCGATTATGTGCTGTCGGGAATGAGATTTTTTAATGAGGTAAGAAAGTGTCCAGCAAACGGTTTTTCAGAGCACCGGTACTGA